Proteins from a genomic interval of Musa acuminata AAA Group cultivar baxijiao chromosome BXJ1-9, Cavendish_Baxijiao_AAA, whole genome shotgun sequence:
- the LOC135584282 gene encoding mediator of RNA polymerase II transcription subunit 19a-like isoform X1 encodes MDPEGKKFGRGPRELTGAVDLINHYKLSGHHDFFCKRSLPLSVADTHYLHNVVGDTEIRKGEGMELGQLFQGAPYLRESTAQIQPFDLEILGQAFQLRDTAPIDLPMSDKGVPTIPGKSKGDSKDKERKHRKHKDKDREKDKEHKKRKHRHKDRSKDKDREKKDRSGHHDSSGDHSKKHHEKKRKHDGTGDSVDNHKHKKSKVAGIIRLFSFCHFSVFLFFQIHTFSN; translated from the exons ATGGATCCTGAAGGCAAGAAATTTGGAAGAG GACCTAGAGAACTTACAGGTGCTGTTGATTTGATAAACCACTACAAGCTATCAGGACATCATGATTTCTTTTGCAAAAGAAGTCTTCCTTTGTCAGTTGCGGACACACATTATCTTCACAATGTTGTCGGAGACACAGAAATTAGAAAGGGAGAAGGCATGGAGCTGGGTCAACTTTTTCAGGGTGCTCCATACTTGAGAGAGTCAACCGCTCAGATACAACCATTTGACTTGGAAATACTAGGGCAAGCATTTCAACTGCGAGATACAGCCCCTATTGACTTGCCAATG TCAGACAAAGGAGTTCCTACAATTCCTGGGAAATCGAAAGGAGATTCTAAGGACAAGGAGAGGAAGCACAGAAAGCACAAGGACAAAGATAGGGAGAAGGACAAGGAGCATAAGAAGCGCAAACATCGCCATAAAGATCGGAGTAAAGATAAAGATCGAGAGAAAAAGGACAGAAGTGGACATCATGATTCTAGTGGTGATCATTCAAAGAAGCATCATGAGAag AAGAGGAAACATGATGGTACTGGAGACTCCGTTGATAATCACAAGCACAAGAAAAGTAAGGTAGCAGGCATAATTAGACTTTTCTCTTTTTGCCATTTTAGTGTCTTTTTGTTTTTTCAGATTCATACATTTTCCAATTGA
- the LOC135584282 gene encoding mediator of RNA polymerase II transcription subunit 19a-like isoform X4 — protein sequence MDPEGKKFGRGPRELTGAVDLINHYKLSGHHDFFCKRSLPLSVADTHYLHNVVGDTEIRKGEGMELGQLFQGAPYLRESTAQIQPFDLEILGQAFQLRDTAPIDLPMSDKGVPTIPGKSKGDSKDKERKHRKHKDKDREKDKEHKKRKHRHKDRSKDKDREKKDRSGHHDSSGDHSKKHHEKKRKHDGTGDSVDNHKHKKT from the exons ATGGATCCTGAAGGCAAGAAATTTGGAAGAG GACCTAGAGAACTTACAGGTGCTGTTGATTTGATAAACCACTACAAGCTATCAGGACATCATGATTTCTTTTGCAAAAGAAGTCTTCCTTTGTCAGTTGCGGACACACATTATCTTCACAATGTTGTCGGAGACACAGAAATTAGAAAGGGAGAAGGCATGGAGCTGGGTCAACTTTTTCAGGGTGCTCCATACTTGAGAGAGTCAACCGCTCAGATACAACCATTTGACTTGGAAATACTAGGGCAAGCATTTCAACTGCGAGATACAGCCCCTATTGACTTGCCAATG TCAGACAAAGGAGTTCCTACAATTCCTGGGAAATCGAAAGGAGATTCTAAGGACAAGGAGAGGAAGCACAGAAAGCACAAGGACAAAGATAGGGAGAAGGACAAGGAGCATAAGAAGCGCAAACATCGCCATAAAGATCGGAGTAAAGATAAAGATCGAGAGAAAAAGGACAGAAGTGGACATCATGATTCTAGTGGTGATCATTCAAAGAAGCATCATGAGAag AAGAGGAAACATGATGGTACTGGAGACTCCGTTGATAATCACAAGCACAAGAAAA CATAA
- the LOC135584282 gene encoding mediator of RNA polymerase II transcription subunit 19a-like isoform X3: MDPEGKKFGRGPRELTGAVDLINHYKLSGHHDFFCKRSLPLSVADTHYLHNVVGDTEIRKGEGMELGQLFQGAPYLRESTAQIQPFDLEILGQAFQLRDTAPIDLPMSDKGVPTIPGKSKGDSKDKERKHRKHKDKDREKDKEHKKRKHRHKDRSKDKDREKKDRSGHHDSSGDHSKKHHEKKRKHDGTGDSVDNHKHKKSKPY; encoded by the exons ATGGATCCTGAAGGCAAGAAATTTGGAAGAG GACCTAGAGAACTTACAGGTGCTGTTGATTTGATAAACCACTACAAGCTATCAGGACATCATGATTTCTTTTGCAAAAGAAGTCTTCCTTTGTCAGTTGCGGACACACATTATCTTCACAATGTTGTCGGAGACACAGAAATTAGAAAGGGAGAAGGCATGGAGCTGGGTCAACTTTTTCAGGGTGCTCCATACTTGAGAGAGTCAACCGCTCAGATACAACCATTTGACTTGGAAATACTAGGGCAAGCATTTCAACTGCGAGATACAGCCCCTATTGACTTGCCAATG TCAGACAAAGGAGTTCCTACAATTCCTGGGAAATCGAAAGGAGATTCTAAGGACAAGGAGAGGAAGCACAGAAAGCACAAGGACAAAGATAGGGAGAAGGACAAGGAGCATAAGAAGCGCAAACATCGCCATAAAGATCGGAGTAAAGATAAAGATCGAGAGAAAAAGGACAGAAGTGGACATCATGATTCTAGTGGTGATCATTCAAAGAAGCATCATGAGAag AAGAGGAAACATGATGGTACTGGAGACTCCGTTGATAATCACAAGCACAAGAAAAGTAAG CCATATTAA
- the LOC135584282 gene encoding mediator of RNA polymerase II transcription subunit 19a-like isoform X2: MDPEGKKFGRGPRELTGAVDLINHYKLSGHHDFFCKRSLPLSVADTHYLHNVVGDTEIRKGEGMELGQLFQGAPYLRESTAQIQPFDLEILGQAFQLRDTAPIDLPMSDKGVPTIPGKSKGDSKDKERKHRKHKDKDREKDKEHKKRKHRHKDRSKDKDREKKDRSGHHDSSGDHSKKHHEKKRKHDGTGDSVDNHKHKKSKHKSPKVEEVGGIKVAS, translated from the exons ATGGATCCTGAAGGCAAGAAATTTGGAAGAG GACCTAGAGAACTTACAGGTGCTGTTGATTTGATAAACCACTACAAGCTATCAGGACATCATGATTTCTTTTGCAAAAGAAGTCTTCCTTTGTCAGTTGCGGACACACATTATCTTCACAATGTTGTCGGAGACACAGAAATTAGAAAGGGAGAAGGCATGGAGCTGGGTCAACTTTTTCAGGGTGCTCCATACTTGAGAGAGTCAACCGCTCAGATACAACCATTTGACTTGGAAATACTAGGGCAAGCATTTCAACTGCGAGATACAGCCCCTATTGACTTGCCAATG TCAGACAAAGGAGTTCCTACAATTCCTGGGAAATCGAAAGGAGATTCTAAGGACAAGGAGAGGAAGCACAGAAAGCACAAGGACAAAGATAGGGAGAAGGACAAGGAGCATAAGAAGCGCAAACATCGCCATAAAGATCGGAGTAAAGATAAAGATCGAGAGAAAAAGGACAGAAGTGGACATCATGATTCTAGTGGTGATCATTCAAAGAAGCATCATGAGAag AAGAGGAAACATGATGGTACTGGAGACTCCGTTGATAATCACAAGCACAAGAAAAGTAAG CATAAGAGTCCAAAGGTTGAAGAAGTGGGAGGGATTAAAGTTGCAAGCTGA